One segment of Dolichospermum sp. DET69 DNA contains the following:
- a CDS encoding pentapeptide repeat-containing protein yields the protein MANQQHLNLLRAGAVTWIEWRKKNPQIEIDLSGANLLGENLRGANLQEVNLNKVNLAHALLVRTNFSNANLSNAIFYQAKLIEANLSKANLSIANLSGAILTQANLSFGNFIGADFSTANLENAVINDANLIGTDFQNANLKDADLAATQLIRSNLSFATLIAANLITANLSEANLYEAELMTAQLYQANLYKANLTKAHLGNAFLSKANLSEANLTEADLSWANLKGANLAGANLQGATIRGTNFQGANLKGTILENNLELLTPKKCN from the coding sequence ATGGCAAACCAACAACATCTTAATTTACTGCGAGCAGGTGCGGTTACTTGGATAGAATGGAGAAAGAAAAATCCCCAAATTGAAATTGATCTTAGCGGTGCAAATCTACTAGGAGAAAACCTCCGAGGGGCAAATCTCCAAGAAGTAAATTTGAATAAAGTCAATTTAGCTCACGCTTTATTAGTGCGAACTAATTTTAGTAATGCTAATCTTAGTAATGCTATTTTTTATCAAGCTAAATTAATTGAAGCTAACTTGAGTAAAGCTAACTTGAGCATTGCTAATTTGAGTGGTGCAATCTTGACACAAGCAAATTTAAGTTTTGGAAACTTTATTGGTGCTGATTTTAGTACCGCAAATCTGGAAAATGCTGTGATTAACGATGCAAATTTAATTGGTACAGATTTTCAAAATGCTAATTTAAAAGATGCGGATTTAGCAGCCACCCAACTTATTCGCAGTAATCTCAGTTTTGCAACTTTAATTGCAGCTAATTTAATTACTGCTAATTTAAGTGAAGCGAATTTATATGAAGCAGAATTAATGACTGCTCAACTTTATCAAGCTAACCTCTATAAAGCCAATTTAACTAAAGCTCATTTAGGAAACGCATTTTTATCTAAAGCTAATTTGAGTGAAGCGAATTTAACGGAAGCTGATTTAAGTTGGGCAAATTTAAAAGGTGCGAATTTAGCAGGAGCAAATTTGCAAGGTGCGACTATTAGAGGTACAAATTTTCAAGGAGCAAATCTAAAAGGGACAATTTTAGAGAACAACTTAGAATTATTAACACCAAAGAAATGCAATTAA